In a single window of the Prosthecobacter sp. SYSU 5D2 genome:
- a CDS encoding CehA/McbA family metallohydrolase, whose amino-acid sequence MKTIALFLLATSSALWSAEVFEANQGREKELPGGKEADGIRGDFVLRNDKVEAVISHNGPNRRANMSTFYGADGASPGSLYDLTLRGASNDQLVAYCPGGHGPVSYVRILTDQPKGEAAIESVTTAASNGGIYKRNEYRVKDGQQGLIITTTWRNETDAVQKVPSKSDLTRFNSTGETVEGIYWADAINPAHKCGYALATLEVTGADKVSGDIQISPGASVSIRRFFAVGTSPAQAVGEALEAKGKNVSQVAGSLQSGGAPVTTATVHVPFTSKPVPAYPDEKGVYQFKMPTGKVELKVTDLGRADTVVEVHVGKAGAEAPETPLPAAARIRFEIADEGGVSFPCKAHFEPLDKDAPKLDLGPKERAHGCVDQYHSEKGQFIVQLPPGRYRVVVVRGPEYGHLAEEVTVQPNQESVFKGVLKRLVDTKGWISADFHNHSTPSGDNVCDTDGRLINIAAEHLEFAPTTEHNRLYDWEPVIESLGLSPFIKTVKGMELTGAGQHFNAFPFEPDPLLQDGGAPVWNDDPRVSALTLRRWQGEQDNRWIQFNHPNLTDMFVDRDRDDQVDGGFIGVGSMIDGMETQNGASTDILHDAPFKFSRAANSLATKVMLCREFMWRQLLNQGHRLVAVGVADAHTVYGNGVGCWRVYLPSSTDDPAAIDWAELSPKAKAGNMILTTGPFLEVATADGKIAGSDVSSPGGVELKVTVQCTDWQDINRVQVLVNGRLEPTLNFTRESHPQMFQDGVVKFDQTLQVPLKEDAHLIVVAMHETMTLKTGYGTSSYATMRPCAYNNPIYVDVDGGGFKANGDNLGFDPPTMGLTVDQAKALLEKRK is encoded by the coding sequence ATGAAAACCATTGCTTTGTTTCTGCTAGCCACCTCTTCTGCGCTCTGGAGCGCGGAGGTTTTTGAAGCCAACCAGGGCCGTGAAAAGGAGCTCCCGGGAGGCAAGGAGGCCGATGGCATCCGGGGGGATTTTGTGCTGCGCAATGACAAGGTGGAGGCGGTGATCTCCCACAATGGGCCCAATCGCCGGGCGAACATGAGCACTTTTTATGGGGCTGACGGGGCCTCTCCTGGGAGCCTTTATGACCTGACCTTGCGCGGAGCATCCAACGACCAGCTGGTGGCCTACTGCCCAGGGGGGCACGGCCCGGTCTCGTATGTGCGGATCCTGACGGACCAACCGAAAGGAGAGGCGGCGATCGAATCCGTGACCACGGCGGCCAGCAATGGGGGCATTTACAAGCGCAATGAATACCGTGTCAAAGACGGGCAGCAGGGGCTCATTATCACGACGACCTGGCGCAATGAAACCGATGCGGTGCAAAAGGTCCCCTCCAAGTCTGACCTCACCCGCTTTAACTCCACCGGGGAGACGGTGGAAGGCATCTACTGGGCCGATGCCATCAACCCCGCGCACAAGTGCGGCTATGCCCTGGCCACGCTTGAGGTGACCGGTGCAGACAAGGTATCCGGGGACATCCAGATCTCTCCTGGAGCGAGCGTGAGCATCCGGCGCTTTTTCGCAGTCGGCACTTCCCCTGCCCAGGCGGTGGGCGAGGCGCTGGAGGCTAAAGGAAAGAACGTGAGCCAGGTCGCAGGTAGCTTGCAGTCCGGGGGCGCCCCGGTGACAACGGCGACAGTGCATGTGCCGTTTACCAGCAAGCCGGTTCCCGCCTACCCGGATGAAAAGGGGGTCTACCAGTTTAAAATGCCAACCGGCAAGGTTGAACTGAAAGTCACAGATCTGGGGCGGGCGGATACAGTCGTTGAGGTGCACGTGGGGAAGGCCGGGGCAGAGGCTCCTGAAACGCCGCTGCCTGCTGCCGCCCGTATCCGGTTTGAAATCGCTGATGAAGGCGGGGTGTCCTTCCCCTGCAAGGCGCACTTTGAACCGCTGGACAAGGATGCTCCCAAGCTGGACCTGGGGCCCAAAGAACGCGCCCATGGCTGCGTGGACCAGTATCACAGTGAGAAGGGCCAGTTCATCGTGCAGCTGCCGCCGGGCAGGTACCGGGTGGTGGTGGTGCGCGGGCCTGAGTATGGCCACCTCGCTGAAGAAGTGACGGTTCAGCCTAACCAGGAGTCTGTTTTCAAAGGTGTTCTGAAGCGCCTGGTGGATACGAAAGGCTGGATCAGCGCCGACTTCCACAATCATAGCACCCCCAGCGGCGACAATGTCTGCGATACGGATGGACGCCTCATTAACATTGCTGCGGAGCATCTGGAATTTGCGCCTACGACGGAGCATAACCGGTTGTATGACTGGGAACCGGTCATTGAATCCCTCGGGCTGAGTCCGTTCATCAAGACGGTGAAGGGCATGGAGCTGACGGGGGCGGGCCAGCATTTCAATGCCTTTCCCTTTGAACCCGATCCGCTTCTCCAGGATGGTGGGGCACCGGTTTGGAATGACGATCCCCGCGTCAGCGCCCTGACCCTGCGGCGCTGGCAGGGTGAGCAGGACAACCGGTGGATCCAGTTCAACCACCCGAATCTGACGGACATGTTTGTGGACCGTGACAGAGACGACCAAGTGGACGGCGGCTTCATCGGTGTGGGAAGCATGATTGACGGGATGGAGACGCAAAACGGCGCCAGCACAGACATCCTGCATGATGCCCCTTTCAAATTCTCCCGCGCTGCCAACTCGCTCGCCACCAAGGTGATGCTGTGCCGGGAGTTCATGTGGCGGCAGCTTTTGAACCAGGGCCACCGGTTGGTGGCGGTCGGCGTAGCGGATGCCCACACGGTTTATGGCAATGGCGTGGGATGCTGGCGTGTTTACCTGCCCAGCAGCACGGATGATCCGGCAGCCATTGACTGGGCGGAGCTTTCCCCAAAGGCCAAAGCCGGCAACATGATCCTGACCACCGGCCCCTTCCTGGAAGTGGCCACTGCGGATGGCAAGATCGCCGGCAGCGATGTCAGCTCACCTGGCGGTGTGGAGCTGAAAGTGACGGTGCAATGCACCGACTGGCAGGACATCAACCGCGTGCAGGTGCTGGTGAATGGCCGCCTGGAACCGACGCTGAACTTCACCCGTGAATCCCATCCGCAGATGTTCCAGGACGGGGTGGTGAAGTTTGATCAGACCCTGCAGGTGCCGCTGAAAGAGGATGCCCACCTCATCGTGGTGGCGATGCATGAGACGATGACGCTGAAGACCGGCTACGGCACCAGCAGCTACGCGACGATGCGTCCCTGCGCTTACAACAATCCCATTTACGTTGATGTGGACGGTGGCGGTTTCAAGGCCAACGGCGACAACCTGGGGTTCGACCCGCCGACCATGGGATTGACCGTGGACCAGGCGAAGGCCCTGCTGGAGAAAAGGAAATGA
- a CDS encoding SurA N-terminal domain-containing protein produces the protein MSVLSRPLFFVAALFCLASPVYSQSSSNGIAAIVNGNVVTKSEVRDAVNAQEQMLRFQYQNDPTALQRELANLRATALDSLIDRELVLAEFKRMGAAIKSQWVDDDINGIVRESFKGNREAFVKELAQSGMTLKKFRDMREKMMIVQAMRGKQASEQPPATPKEVEDFYKKNIAKWRSGDMIKISTITIAKYSGEATATPESQKKMAQEIRSKLVKGADFATTAKTYSQDSHAEDGGAWDWMAREQMKPSIANVAFNLKTGGLSEVIDDEAAYIIIACDAIKYGNSKPMSEVRDEIERAISAEKSKTVIDQWMEGLRKRAVIKKIGW, from the coding sequence ATGTCCGTTTTATCGCGCCCCCTTTTCTTCGTTGCCGCCCTATTCTGCCTGGCGTCTCCGGTGTATTCCCAGTCCTCCAGCAATGGCATTGCCGCCATCGTCAATGGTAATGTCGTCACCAAATCCGAGGTGCGTGATGCGGTGAATGCCCAGGAGCAGATGCTGCGCTTCCAGTATCAAAACGATCCCACAGCCCTCCAACGTGAGCTGGCCAACCTCCGTGCGACCGCACTGGACAGCCTTATTGACCGGGAGTTGGTGCTGGCTGAGTTCAAGCGCATGGGCGCGGCCATCAAGAGCCAGTGGGTGGATGATGACATCAACGGCATCGTCCGTGAGAGCTTCAAAGGCAACCGGGAGGCCTTTGTCAAAGAGCTGGCCCAGTCCGGCATGACGCTGAAAAAATTCCGCGACATGCGCGAGAAGATGATGATCGTCCAGGCCATGCGGGGCAAGCAGGCTTCCGAGCAGCCACCTGCCACACCCAAGGAAGTGGAAGACTTCTACAAGAAGAACATCGCCAAATGGCGCAGCGGGGACATGATCAAGATCAGCACCATCACCATCGCCAAATACAGCGGCGAGGCCACGGCCACACCTGAGAGCCAGAAAAAGATGGCCCAGGAAATCCGCAGCAAGCTAGTGAAGGGCGCCGACTTTGCCACCACCGCCAAGACTTATTCCCAGGACAGCCATGCTGAAGACGGTGGCGCGTGGGACTGGATGGCCCGCGAGCAGATGAAACCTTCCATCGCCAACGTCGCCTTCAACCTGAAGACCGGTGGCCTCAGCGAGGTCATTGATGACGAAGCCGCCTACATCATCATCGCCTGCGATGCCATCAAATACGGCAATTCCAAGCCCATGAGCGAAGTGCGCGACGAGATCGAGCGCGCCATCTCAGCGGAGAAGTCCAAGACCGTCATTGACCAGTGGATGGAGGGGCTGCGCAAGCGTGCCGTGATCAAGAAGATCGGCTGGTAA
- a CDS encoding glucose-6-phosphate dehydrogenase assembly protein OpcA: MPLNEDTLSSLGTEVELPKIDRALKELWSSDEAKTRASLINFAIYSEDPDTIVANNDKLTRITDDNACRALLITCLPDVKPQRARAWINALCRPYQGKQVVCSEQISFVLEGGDAAQVQNIVFAHLDSDLPLIVWWQGDLTKNFEERFYSRIGTLIIDSGRWTDPVAEFAGLIEAKAAAGFDVRDLSWTRSHFLRTALANSFQDFKAREHLPRVEKVEITHAPGQRCAALLLGAWIAQRLGATLDESQKGLVFIKADGSTLTLHLEAKNEGCALQSLRLTAPCLDVSITREGTSSFVHTHASCEGHSHEEMLPADVVGDADLISEQLSRAGGSTHYSHVLPLIQPMLARLP; the protein is encoded by the coding sequence ATGCCCCTTAACGAAGACACCCTTTCCAGCCTCGGCACCGAGGTCGAGCTGCCCAAGATTGACCGCGCGCTCAAGGAGCTGTGGTCTAGCGATGAGGCCAAGACCCGCGCCTCGCTCATCAACTTCGCCATCTACAGCGAGGACCCGGACACCATTGTCGCCAACAATGACAAGCTGACCCGCATCACTGATGACAATGCCTGCCGCGCCTTGCTCATCACCTGCCTGCCGGATGTCAAACCCCAGCGCGCCCGCGCCTGGATCAATGCCCTCTGCCGCCCTTACCAGGGTAAGCAGGTGGTCTGCAGCGAGCAGATCTCCTTTGTCCTGGAAGGGGGCGATGCCGCCCAGGTGCAAAACATCGTCTTCGCCCATCTGGACTCGGACCTGCCGCTCATCGTCTGGTGGCAGGGGGACCTGACGAAGAATTTTGAAGAGCGATTCTACAGCCGCATCGGTACTCTTATCATTGACAGTGGTCGCTGGACCGATCCCGTCGCCGAGTTTGCCGGGCTGATAGAAGCCAAGGCCGCCGCCGGCTTTGATGTCCGCGACCTGAGCTGGACGCGCAGCCACTTCCTGCGCACGGCCCTGGCCAACAGCTTCCAGGATTTCAAGGCACGCGAGCACCTGCCGCGGGTGGAAAAAGTGGAAATCACCCACGCCCCCGGTCAGCGCTGCGCCGCCCTGCTGCTGGGTGCCTGGATTGCCCAGCGCCTGGGGGCCACCCTGGATGAAAGTCAGAAAGGGCTCGTCTTTATCAAGGCGGACGGCAGCACCCTGACCCTTCATCTTGAGGCAAAGAATGAAGGTTGCGCTTTGCAATCCCTGCGCCTCACCGCCCCCTGCCTGGACGTCTCCATCACCCGGGAAGGAACCTCCTCCTTTGTCCACACCCACGCCTCCTGCGAGGGCCACAGTCATGAAGAAATGCTGCCGGCCGACGTCGTTGGGGATGCTGACCTGATCTCGGAGCAGCTCAGCCGCGCTGGCGGAAGCACGCATTATTCACATGTATTGCCGCTGATTCAGCCTATGTTAGCCAGGTTGCCATAG
- a CDS encoding type II toxin-antitoxin system RelE/ParE family toxin, with protein MKVIVLASAENDLDDGWHFYEDQEAGVGDYFFQFVLSSIRSLKSDYGIYPINAGFHRMLVRKFHCGIYYTVESGSIIIHRVMDQRRDPKWIRHQLKRSL; from the coding sequence ATGAAGGTCATTGTCCTCGCTTCTGCCGAGAATGATCTCGATGACGGCTGGCACTTCTATGAAGACCAGGAAGCAGGCGTCGGGGACTATTTCTTTCAGTTTGTCTTGAGCAGCATCCGCAGCCTTAAATCTGACTATGGCATTTATCCCATAAATGCGGGCTTTCATCGCATGCTAGTGCGCAAGTTTCATTGCGGAATCTATTATACCGTCGAATCCGGCTCCATCATCATCCACCGCGTCATGGACCAGCGCCGGGATCCGAAGTGGATCCGCCATCAACTCAAACGCTCCCTTTAA
- the zwf gene encoding glucose-6-phosphate dehydrogenase has translation MPELENPFQETLLQRHRAEPCTVVIFGATGDLTNRKLIPALYNVAAEGDLPPQFKVVGFARRDKSDEVFRTELEEGNRKNSRSGHNDELWASFSQSIHYHRSEFGDLEGYKALAELLNKFDEERGAPANRLFYLASAPEAFKPILEMLRDAGLNHGVGGKWARVVCEKPFGKDLASARALNETVAGTFEEKDTYRIDHYLGKETAQNIMVLRFANILFEPNWNSRYIDHIQITCAENLGMEGGRGGYYDTAGALRDMVQNHLFQLLSLVAMEPPTDLSADSVRDEKVKVIRALRPLVGPEAVGANVIRAQYTAGSVDGAPRVGYRQEDRVNPESKTEAYVALRLFVDTWRWQGVPFYIRVGKQLPKKATEISVHFKKPPQVPFATARLPGSSENTLVIRIQPDEGIALRILCKQPGQALSMQQVKMDFRYSGSFGKASPEAYERLLLDAMAGDATLFARRDEVESAWKFIDELEHAWHKTDTPPPMCEYPAGSWGPKEADDLLRQDGREWRLL, from the coding sequence ATGCCTGAACTGGAAAATCCCTTTCAAGAAACGCTCCTCCAGCGCCACCGCGCGGAGCCTTGCACCGTGGTCATCTTTGGCGCCACGGGAGATCTGACCAACCGCAAGCTCATTCCGGCGCTCTACAATGTCGCTGCGGAGGGGGATCTGCCGCCACAGTTCAAAGTGGTGGGTTTCGCCCGGCGTGACAAATCTGACGAGGTCTTCCGCACCGAGTTGGAGGAGGGCAACCGCAAAAACAGCCGCAGCGGCCACAATGACGAATTGTGGGCCAGCTTTTCCCAAAGCATCCATTATCACCGGAGCGAATTCGGCGACCTGGAGGGATACAAAGCCCTGGCCGAGCTGCTGAACAAATTCGACGAAGAGCGCGGTGCCCCTGCCAACCGCCTGTTTTACCTGGCTTCCGCCCCGGAGGCCTTCAAGCCCATCCTGGAGATGCTCCGTGATGCTGGACTGAATCACGGCGTGGGCGGCAAATGGGCCCGGGTGGTCTGTGAGAAGCCGTTTGGCAAGGACCTGGCCAGCGCCCGCGCCCTGAATGAAACCGTGGCGGGCACCTTTGAGGAAAAGGACACCTACCGCATTGACCATTACCTGGGCAAGGAAACGGCCCAGAACATCATGGTGCTGCGGTTTGCCAACATCCTTTTTGAGCCCAACTGGAACAGCCGTTACATTGACCATATCCAGATCACCTGCGCAGAAAACCTGGGCATGGAAGGCGGTCGTGGCGGCTATTATGACACTGCCGGCGCCCTGCGGGACATGGTGCAAAACCACCTTTTCCAGCTTCTCTCCCTCGTGGCCATGGAGCCGCCGACCGATCTCAGCGCGGACAGCGTGCGCGACGAAAAAGTGAAGGTCATCCGCGCTCTGCGTCCATTAGTTGGGCCGGAAGCCGTGGGGGCCAACGTTATCCGCGCCCAATACACCGCCGGCAGCGTGGACGGTGCGCCGCGCGTCGGCTACCGGCAGGAGGACCGGGTGAACCCGGAATCCAAGACGGAGGCCTATGTGGCCCTGCGTCTGTTTGTGGACACCTGGCGCTGGCAGGGGGTGCCCTTTTACATCCGTGTGGGCAAGCAACTGCCCAAGAAGGCCACTGAGATCAGCGTGCATTTCAAAAAGCCGCCGCAGGTGCCCTTCGCCACCGCCCGCCTCCCAGGCAGCAGCGAAAACACCCTCGTCATCCGCATCCAGCCGGATGAGGGGATCGCCCTGCGCATCCTGTGCAAGCAGCCTGGCCAGGCCCTGTCCATGCAGCAGGTGAAGATGGACTTCCGCTACAGCGGCAGCTTTGGCAAAGCCAGCCCCGAGGCTTATGAGCGCCTGCTGTTGGATGCCATGGCCGGCGATGCCACCCTCTTCGCCCGCCGCGACGAGGTGGAAAGCGCGTGGAAGTTCATTGATGAACTCGAGCACGCCTGGCACAAAACAGACACCCCGCCCCCCATGTGCGAATACCCTGCCGGCTCCTGGGGCCCTAAAGAAGCCGACGACCTCCTCCGCCAGGACGGCCGCGAATGGCGGCTGCTGTGA
- a CDS encoding AAA domain-containing protein, with the protein MILETMLQRLFASLVHGPSMNARPHRSRQRCDWMDLLSLQGLEPASALKSLLEKRKIEFPAKVPVFSSPAFPEAEWSDEQKKARDAFQKQSRLLKKLRDMADDAMEYMNDHGESCLALGFPLISMPPAADEKSIRGSSRVLAPLLLMPVSLQVRTGSRSGVTLECMGEGADLLVANPALIAWLERQTGKALGDLYLDDEAADPWREVDQLLQQIHSLLDLDIPTSFHCDTLLEPVPLLEKLPKGVTILPSAVLGLFPLSNQSLLRDTRWMQDNQTALQEPVSAFLNPQVLHETPPDTAPAEPLAIQGRNFAQEWLVSAADPCQANAVLASREARALVVHGPPGTGKSQTITNMVADHLARGERVLFVCDKRTALDVVKYRLDAVGLGDLCGVVHDPSSDRKDFYMGLRGKLENLADQPAPKDPRPQLESVNRQLSALHQELEGYRKKIHFSPDAATQSFHDLLGAWLEHAAQEGLPPATVIPGVTPQDIQEASTALDEICRRAEKARYPTNPFRDLLGIGLTEFLARSSSDLRTTLEALQSAAEKADSLNPGPLMASLDANKPLLAQASLRESSAHLLRELAAAEDLSFACAAATLPEARRQELRKELSDVKTWMGSCATPLDRSLVSSARSAGILTLTVVNQHLAALKAWEAVAGTFFKRLLAGAAKQAAAGALMPLGLGVETGWQQGKTFYQGVKSRLLIADWLARITGASTIVMPEDKEIQALVRQAEAAWELQALLVNLACAERLAASLESPSQSQALAEALEKEARWAQALHHLTTLVSQSGLFRESAPKHLQSLWLSTGITQETTRAWLAHASSMEDMVRLQHTLAQLPSALQDITQTFLAQGVLFDELLPSFMHQAVENVLRERLHNDPELAAMDGERIEAAFDSYLKLSQEKLHHVGDYIRFLWLKHQRSRLLATTGSQLNKHGAALRQRLYVKGKKALKLRQMLATGADVEGGDPLFDLCPVWMASPSTVAQIFPRQPIFDVVIFDEASQCRLEEALPVLLRGHRVVIAGDQKQLPPTRFFESTLADSSDSDAETAEELFYQQQQEAEDLLTAALNLDVREAYLDVHYRSRNEALIGFSNEHYYGSRLQPIPGHPRNKALNTPIRLHRVNGVYLDRANVQEAEATVNLIAELLATPQPPSIGVACFNLTQREAIHEALANRVTQDAEFAQRYEVAKNRKGRDSFEGLFVKNLENVQGDERDVMIICTTFGPDPKGKFRRNFGALSQREGGRRLNVLVTRARDAVHVLTSIPTAEYTTVEATPPGQLPNGRLQLYAYLRYAEKLAEFFTNYQEELEKMRRDTLPELKNWDTSTPSPLATAFGKTLLEKHQTGSHVHWGNEGFCVDVACIHPLMPADVTVGVLTDFTRFHKTPDPIEWDLFRTRILRAQGWELQRLWSPVLFRRSQEMIQQVKNEHDRLSLPPDEKQVAAMVT; encoded by the coding sequence ATGATTCTCGAAACAATGCTTCAGAGGCTCTTCGCCAGTCTCGTCCACGGTCCTTCCATGAACGCCCGGCCCCACCGCTCACGGCAGCGCTGTGACTGGATGGATTTGCTTTCCCTTCAGGGGCTGGAACCTGCCTCAGCGCTCAAGAGTCTTCTGGAAAAAAGGAAGATCGAGTTTCCCGCCAAAGTCCCCGTTTTCTCCAGTCCTGCGTTTCCCGAGGCCGAATGGTCCGACGAACAAAAAAAGGCGCGGGATGCCTTTCAGAAACAAAGCCGGCTGCTGAAAAAGCTGCGGGACATGGCCGATGATGCCATGGAATACATGAACGATCACGGAGAATCCTGCCTGGCGCTGGGTTTTCCGCTCATCTCCATGCCCCCGGCAGCCGATGAAAAATCTATTCGCGGCTCCAGCCGGGTGCTCGCCCCACTTCTGCTGATGCCAGTAAGTCTCCAGGTGCGAACCGGCTCCAGATCTGGTGTGACCCTGGAATGCATGGGAGAAGGGGCGGACCTCCTGGTGGCCAACCCGGCCCTGATCGCCTGGCTGGAACGCCAGACAGGAAAAGCGCTTGGCGATCTGTATCTGGATGATGAAGCGGCTGACCCCTGGCGGGAAGTGGACCAGCTGCTCCAGCAGATCCACAGCCTGCTTGATCTGGACATCCCGACTTCATTTCACTGCGATACTCTGCTTGAGCCGGTGCCTCTTTTGGAAAAGCTGCCCAAAGGCGTCACCATCCTCCCCTCTGCTGTTCTCGGCCTCTTTCCCCTGTCCAATCAGTCTCTGCTGCGAGACACGCGCTGGATGCAGGATAACCAGACCGCATTGCAGGAGCCCGTTTCCGCGTTTCTCAATCCGCAGGTCTTGCATGAAACACCCCCGGACACTGCTCCCGCAGAGCCGTTGGCCATCCAGGGACGGAACTTTGCGCAAGAATGGCTCGTTTCTGCCGCTGACCCCTGCCAGGCGAATGCGGTGCTGGCTTCACGGGAGGCGAGAGCTCTGGTCGTTCATGGACCGCCCGGCACTGGAAAAAGCCAGACGATCACCAATATGGTCGCCGATCACCTGGCGCGGGGTGAGCGGGTGCTCTTTGTCTGCGACAAACGAACGGCCCTGGATGTGGTCAAATACCGCCTGGACGCCGTGGGCCTTGGTGATCTCTGCGGGGTGGTTCATGATCCCAGCAGTGACCGGAAAGACTTCTACATGGGGCTGCGTGGAAAGCTGGAAAACCTGGCTGACCAGCCCGCCCCGAAGGATCCGCGGCCGCAGCTCGAATCGGTAAACAGGCAGCTTTCCGCGCTGCATCAGGAGCTGGAAGGTTACCGGAAAAAAATCCACTTCAGCCCGGACGCCGCTACGCAAAGTTTTCATGATCTGCTGGGAGCCTGGCTGGAACACGCGGCTCAGGAAGGCTTGCCGCCCGCCACGGTCATCCCAGGAGTAACTCCGCAGGACATTCAAGAAGCCTCCACGGCATTGGATGAAATCTGCCGCCGGGCAGAAAAAGCCAGGTATCCCACCAATCCCTTCCGGGATCTTTTGGGCATCGGCCTGACAGAATTTCTCGCCCGTTCTTCAAGTGATCTTCGCACCACCCTGGAGGCACTCCAGTCCGCCGCCGAAAAAGCGGATTCACTCAATCCTGGACCTTTGATGGCGAGCCTGGATGCCAACAAACCTCTCCTCGCCCAGGCCTCTTTACGCGAATCCTCAGCACACCTTCTCCGGGAGCTGGCGGCTGCTGAGGATCTTTCTTTCGCCTGCGCTGCTGCCACGTTACCTGAGGCCCGCCGACAGGAACTGCGCAAGGAATTGTCCGATGTGAAAACCTGGATGGGGTCATGCGCCACCCCACTGGACAGGAGTCTGGTCAGCAGTGCCCGCAGCGCGGGCATTCTGACCCTGACCGTGGTGAACCAGCACCTGGCCGCCCTCAAGGCTTGGGAAGCAGTGGCCGGCACTTTCTTCAAACGTCTCTTGGCCGGTGCGGCCAAGCAGGCTGCCGCCGGGGCGCTGATGCCGCTGGGCTTGGGTGTGGAGACTGGATGGCAGCAGGGAAAGACCTTCTACCAGGGAGTCAAAAGCCGTCTGCTGATTGCTGACTGGCTGGCGCGGATTACGGGTGCGAGCACCATCGTCATGCCGGAGGATAAGGAAATCCAGGCCCTGGTCAGGCAGGCTGAAGCCGCCTGGGAGCTGCAGGCCCTGCTGGTGAACCTGGCTTGTGCGGAGCGTCTGGCGGCCAGCCTGGAAAGCCCTTCTCAATCACAGGCTTTGGCAGAGGCACTGGAAAAAGAAGCCCGCTGGGCTCAGGCGTTGCATCATCTCACCACCTTGGTGTCACAAAGCGGTCTGTTCCGGGAAAGCGCCCCGAAGCACCTTCAAAGTCTCTGGCTCAGCACCGGCATTACCCAGGAAACCACCCGCGCCTGGCTGGCCCATGCCAGCAGCATGGAGGACATGGTGCGCCTGCAGCACACGCTGGCCCAGCTGCCTTCAGCCTTGCAGGACATCACCCAGACTTTCCTCGCCCAGGGGGTTTTGTTTGATGAACTCCTGCCGTCGTTCATGCATCAGGCGGTGGAAAATGTACTGCGGGAGCGCCTGCACAACGATCCGGAACTCGCCGCCATGGATGGTGAACGCATCGAAGCCGCCTTTGATTCATATTTAAAGCTGTCCCAGGAAAAGCTTCATCATGTGGGTGACTACATCCGCTTTTTGTGGCTGAAGCATCAGCGTTCCCGCCTGCTGGCCACCACCGGCTCCCAGTTAAACAAACATGGGGCGGCCCTGCGCCAGCGGCTTTACGTGAAGGGGAAAAAGGCCCTCAAACTGCGGCAGATGCTGGCCACCGGCGCCGATGTGGAAGGCGGAGATCCCCTCTTCGACCTCTGCCCCGTCTGGATGGCCAGTCCGTCCACTGTCGCCCAGATCTTCCCGCGCCAGCCCATCTTTGATGTGGTCATTTTTGACGAGGCCTCCCAGTGCCGTCTCGAAGAAGCTCTGCCGGTACTGTTGCGCGGTCACCGCGTGGTCATCGCCGGTGACCAGAAGCAGCTGCCACCGACCCGTTTCTTTGAGTCTACCCTCGCAGACTCCAGCGACAGCGATGCAGAGACCGCCGAAGAGCTCTTTTACCAGCAGCAACAGGAAGCCGAGGATCTCCTCACAGCCGCGCTGAACCTCGACGTCCGCGAGGCCTACCTGGATGTGCACTACCGCAGCCGCAATGAGGCGCTCATCGGCTTTTCCAATGAGCATTACTACGGTTCGCGCCTGCAGCCCATCCCCGGCCATCCGCGTAACAAAGCCCTTAACACGCCCATCCGGCTGCATCGGGTTAATGGCGTTTATCTGGATCGTGCCAACGTCCAGGAAGCCGAGGCTACGGTGAACCTCATTGCGGAACTGCTGGCCACGCCGCAGCCGCCTTCCATTGGAGTGGCCTGTTTTAATCTCACCCAAAGGGAAGCGATCCATGAGGCCCTCGCCAACCGTGTGACTCAGGATGCTGAATTTGCCCAACGGTATGAAGTGGCCAAGAACCGGAAAGGCCGGGATTCCTTCGAAGGCCTGTTTGTGAAAAATCTCGAAAACGTCCAGGGTGACGAACGGGATGTCATGATCATCTGTACCACCTTCGGCCCTGATCCGAAGGGCAAATTCCGCCGCAACTTTGGCGCGCTCTCCCAACGCGAAGGTGGCCGCAGGCTCAATGTGCTGGTCACCCGTGCCCGTGATGCGGTGCATGTGCTGACCTCCATTCCCACGGCAGAATACACCACGGTGGAGGCCACTCCGCCCGGCCAGCTCCCCAATGGCCGGCTTCAGCTTTACGCTTATCTGCGGTATGCAGAGAAGCTGGCAGAGTTCTTCACGAACTATCAGGAGGAACTGGAAAAGATGCGCCGCGATACGTTGCCCGAGCTTAAAAACTGGGACACTTCCACCCCCTCGCCGCTGGCCACTGCCTTTGGGAAAACTTTGCTGGAAAAGCACCAGACAGGCTCGCATGTCCATTGGGGAAATGAAGGCTTCTGCGTGGATGTGGCCTGCATTCACCCCCTGATGCCTGCCGATGTCACCGTTGGCGTCCTGACGGATTTCACCCGATTTCATAAAACGCCTGACCCCATCGAGTGGGACCTTTTCCGAACGCGCATCCTCCGCGCTCAAGGCTGGGAGCTGCAACGTCTGTGGTCCCCGGTGCTGTTCCGCCGGTCCCAGGAAATGATTCAGCAGGTCAAAAACGAGCATGACCGCTTGTCCCTGCCACCTGATGAAAAACAGGTAGCAGCCATGGTGACCTGA